GCCTATTTCTTCCAGGATGGCGGGATTTTCAGGGATTTGTCTGCACAAAACAATACCTTTTTCCAGCAATGCCTGGATTTCCTTTTTCTGCAGGGATCTCAGACTGGTAACAGGATGAAAACCACTGCGGTCGATCCGTTCCTTAAGACTGTTGCCGGCGGGATAATCCCAGGAAATGAGATGGAGTCCGGTGCATTTGGCGTATTGCACGGCATCTTCCGTGAAACGGGTATTGGTTATGAGAAAAGCCTCAAAGATCTTTCCCTTGTTTGAAGGATCGTTCATCCATTCCGCTTTAATATCCTCAAAGCGGGAATGGACGTAGAGGCTCGTTTTAACATCATTTTTCCGGCTTTCAACATGATGGTATTTGCACTCGGCCATAAGGGTTTTATCCGGTTTTTCGGCCAAAACATCAACTTCGTGGGTCACGCATCTTCCTTGGATCAGCCGGCCGGTGGATGTCTGAAAGCCATCGTATTCAAAAAGCTTTGCCACAAAATGCTCAAAAGGATAACCCGATGGCCCAAGGGCGAGAATGGCCTTTTTTAAACGAAAGCGACCCGCAGCCCGCTGTGAGCGACGTGCAAGGATCCTGTAAGAGATATCATAGATCTTCCGCGTACTGATCCCGTCGTACAAGGAATCGCTGACTTCCCGGAGTATGTC
Above is a genomic segment from Bacteroidota bacterium containing:
- a CDS encoding restriction endonuclease — protein: MSNPILSILVRKNTGELVPFEEKKLRSALHRSGASDEEIDDILREVSDSLYDGISTRKIYDISYRILARRSQRAAGRFRLKKAILALGPSGYPFEHFVAKLFEYDGFQTSTGRLIQGRCVTHEVDVLAEKPDKTLMAECKYHHVESRKNDVKTSLYVHSRFEDIKAEWMNDPSNKGKIFEAFLITNTRFTEDAVQYAKCTGLHLISWDYPAGNSLKERIDRSGFHPVTSLRSLQKKEIQALLEKGIVLCRQIPENPAILEEIGLSTSRAGKTLKEAGELSGRVTE